A section of the Methanosarcina mazei S-6 genome encodes:
- the trmY gene encoding tRNA (pseudouridine(54)-N(1))-methyltransferase TrmY, which translates to MRDIVIIGHKAMTSGDFSLNDLPGSAGRMDILCRCVSSSLFLSFGMRRDVNVHLLLLGEPEPGKIIRFEGLHLRYLNPDERSSGSLIQKALLKNAAGQDIRSTPGVWTLTGDLNSLLASFEGRTLLYLREDGKDFREIAREIQDPVFILGDHTGVTEEEEKQLLEAGAQVISVGPISLHSNHCITLIHNELDRVEAERGEIPGGNISRPED; encoded by the coding sequence ATGCGCGATATCGTAATCATAGGGCATAAAGCAATGACAAGCGGTGACTTTTCTTTAAACGATCTTCCGGGGTCTGCAGGAAGAATGGACATACTTTGCCGCTGCGTAAGCTCTTCCCTTTTTCTCTCTTTCGGGATGCGCAGGGATGTAAATGTTCACCTGCTCCTCCTGGGAGAGCCCGAGCCCGGAAAAATAATCCGGTTTGAAGGTCTCCACCTGAGATACCTCAATCCCGACGAAAGGAGCAGCGGTTCGCTTATCCAGAAAGCCCTTCTGAAAAATGCAGCCGGACAGGATATAAGGTCCACGCCCGGAGTCTGGACCCTCACCGGGGATTTGAATTCCCTTCTGGCTTCTTTTGAGGGGCGTACCCTGCTTTATCTGAGGGAAGATGGGAAGGACTTCAGAGAAATCGCCCGTGAGATTCAAGACCCTGTTTTTATTCTGGGCGACCATACAGGAGTTACGGAAGAAGAGGAAAAGCAGCTCCTTGAAGCAGGAGCACAGGTCATTTCCGTTGGGCCCATTTCCCTTCACTCCAACCACTGCATAACCCTTATTCATAACGAACTTGACAGGGTTGAAGCCGAGAGAGGGGAAATTCCAGGAGGAAACATTTCCCGACCCGAAGACTGA
- a CDS encoding metallophosphoesterase, translating to MKILAISDPHGDYSKIEEIIEKAGDFDLAVVVGDITNFGPDEKVDELLGMFDKPVLAIPGNCDHRSILKALDSSKAVNLHGKAEQVGKIRFIGLGGSNPTPFSTPFELSEEEIENALEGMVCSAENSGECGKIVLLTHAPPHGARDELPFGHVGSKAIQKFIDRVDLIVCGHIHEAKGMEKAGKTLVVNPGEACKGSCALITIEETENKPIEVEFVEV from the coding sequence ATGAAGATACTCGCTATTTCCGACCCACATGGAGACTATTCGAAGATTGAAGAGATCATAGAAAAAGCCGGGGACTTTGACCTGGCTGTTGTGGTCGGGGACATAACTAACTTCGGACCCGATGAGAAAGTAGATGAGCTGCTTGGGATGTTTGATAAGCCCGTGCTTGCAATCCCCGGGAACTGCGACCACAGGAGCATCCTGAAAGCCCTTGACAGTTCAAAAGCCGTAAACCTTCACGGAAAAGCCGAACAGGTTGGAAAAATCAGGTTCATAGGGCTTGGAGGCTCAAACCCTACCCCTTTTAGCACCCCTTTTGAGCTTTCCGAAGAAGAAATAGAAAACGCCCTTGAAGGAATGGTCTGCTCAGCCGAAAACTCAGGGGAATGCGGGAAAATAGTGCTCCTTACACATGCTCCTCCGCACGGAGCCAGAGATGAACTCCCATTCGGGCACGTGGGAAGCAAAGCGATCCAGAAGTTTATTGACAGGGTAGACCTTATCGTCTGCGGGCACATCCACGAAGCAAAAGGCATGGAAAAAGCCGGGAAAACACTTGTGGTAAATCCCGGAGAGGCCTGCAAGGGTTCCTGTGCTCTTATAACCATTGAAGAGACCGAAAACAAACCCATCGA